A genomic window from Massilia sp. METH4 includes:
- a CDS encoding tetratricopeptide repeat protein, producing MNVPEIPDALLRQAERGVLPLAELFEGAQRLIDEGAPHAAIRLYETWLEHARSPLAYAVWFNLAIAYSGVGDDASAERGYIKAISENPRFIEARLNLGTLYELLGRTDDALATWRAILTDVPDLTAQPRLHVQALNNLGRLLEIGKCLPEAEDFLARSLELDPEQPRVIMHWVHLRQKLCRWPVYQPFAGVTAEAQWRHTSALAMLAASADPAVQLAASRRFVDEKVDSDVPHLADPNGYPHKRMRIGYLSSDLCSHAVAILTAELYELHDRSRVEVYAFSWSREDNSSLRARVVGAMDHYIRIDRMRDEEAARCIRSHEIDILVDLHGLTMGARPGILCRRPAPVQLTWLGFPGPTAIPGIDYVVADAFVLPPELEAHFTEKPLRMPHTFQINDRQRAIGDTSDRGAHGLPEDRFVFCAFNTNFKFTPEVFDAWMRILRRVPDSVLWIVADVDATRGNLVREAEARGIDGARLLFAARVPPADYLARFRLADLFLDTNPFNGGTTASDALWAGLPVLTWAGQTFCSRMAGSLLHAVGLPELVTHSLAEYEEMAVALATDRARMAELRSRLAVNRDTSPLFDTPRFVRDYEDLLASVVKRPAGAPLSDEPDPIRAHAVPEPSPGQLSVQQNGMLNLMRPGMHSVVEVGGATLAQAWRARAPNSHFTTITDRPDDDAAFSTGIIDVEAEEMDQAMWSQAAPAQCWLFPETLERLRDPWAFLQRVRHEALGAVDIVACVNNGQNWLVQSQLATGNLLYQPAGVPDRRSLHLFTRTSLAALLRECGFEIAEMTAVNAHQPPPAVLEAIRQLAVATGGDPALAEQDALAYQYLVRAVAV from the coding sequence ATGAACGTACCCGAGATCCCCGATGCATTGCTTCGCCAGGCCGAACGCGGCGTGCTGCCGCTTGCGGAATTGTTTGAGGGAGCGCAGCGGCTGATCGACGAAGGGGCGCCGCATGCGGCGATCCGGCTTTACGAAACGTGGCTGGAACATGCCCGCTCCCCGCTGGCTTATGCCGTGTGGTTCAACCTGGCCATCGCGTACAGCGGCGTGGGCGACGATGCGAGCGCCGAGCGCGGCTACATCAAGGCCATTTCCGAGAATCCCCGCTTCATCGAGGCGCGCCTGAACCTGGGCACGCTGTACGAGCTCCTGGGCCGCACGGACGATGCGCTGGCGACGTGGCGCGCGATCCTGACGGACGTGCCCGACCTCACCGCCCAGCCCAGGCTGCACGTGCAGGCCCTGAACAACCTGGGCCGCCTGCTGGAAATCGGCAAGTGCCTGCCGGAGGCGGAAGACTTCCTTGCCCGCAGCCTCGAACTGGATCCGGAGCAGCCGCGTGTCATCATGCATTGGGTGCACCTGCGCCAGAAGCTGTGCCGCTGGCCCGTGTACCAGCCTTTCGCTGGCGTCACGGCCGAAGCGCAGTGGCGCCATACGTCGGCGCTGGCGATGCTGGCCGCGTCGGCCGACCCGGCCGTGCAGCTGGCCGCCTCGCGCCGTTTCGTCGACGAGAAGGTCGACAGCGACGTGCCGCACCTGGCCGACCCGAACGGCTACCCGCACAAGCGCATGCGCATCGGCTACCTGTCTTCCGACCTGTGCTCGCACGCCGTGGCGATCCTCACCGCCGAATTGTACGAGCTGCACGACCGCTCGCGCGTGGAAGTCTATGCGTTCTCGTGGAGCCGCGAAGACAATTCATCGCTTCGAGCCCGGGTAGTGGGAGCAATGGACCACTATATCCGCATCGACCGCATGAGGGACGAGGAAGCGGCCCGCTGTATCCGCTCGCACGAGATCGACATCCTGGTCGACCTGCACGGCCTCACGATGGGCGCGCGCCCTGGAATCCTGTGCCGCCGGCCGGCGCCCGTACAGCTGACGTGGCTGGGCTTTCCCGGTCCCACGGCGATTCCGGGCATCGACTACGTGGTGGCGGACGCCTTCGTGCTGCCGCCCGAACTGGAAGCGCACTTCACCGAGAAGCCGCTGCGCATGCCGCATACGTTCCAGATCAACGACCGCCAGCGCGCCATCGGCGACACGTCGGACCGCGGCGCGCACGGCCTGCCGGAGGACCGCTTCGTCTTCTGCGCGTTCAACACCAACTTCAAGTTCACGCCGGAAGTGTTCGACGCGTGGATGCGCATCCTGCGTCGCGTGCCGGACAGCGTGCTGTGGATCGTGGCCGATGTCGATGCCACGCGGGGCAACCTGGTGCGCGAAGCCGAGGCACGCGGCATTGATGGCGCGCGCCTGCTGTTTGCGGCGCGCGTGCCACCGGCCGACTACCTGGCCCGCTTCCGCCTGGCCGACCTGTTCCTGGACACCAACCCGTTCAACGGCGGCACCACCGCCAGCGATGCCTTGTGGGCCGGCCTGCCCGTGCTCACCTGGGCCGGCCAGACCTTCTGCTCGCGCATGGCCGGCAGCCTGCTGCATGCGGTGGGCCTGCCGGAACTGGTCACGCATTCGCTGGCGGAATACGAGGAAATGGCGGTGGCGCTGGCCACCGACCGGGCACGGATGGCGGAGCTGCGTTCGCGCCTGGCCGTCAACCGCGACACCAGCCCGCTGTTCGACACGCCACGCTTCGTGCGCGACTACGAAGACTTGCTGGCCTCCGTGGTAAAACGCCCGGCCGGCGCGCCGCTGTCGGACGAGCCCGATCCGATCCGCGCCCACGCGGTGCCGGAACCGTCGCCAGGCCAGCTGAGCGTGCAGCAGAATGGCATGCTGAACTTGATGCGGCCCGGCATGCACAGCGTCGTCGAGGTGGGCGGCGCCACGCTGGCCCAGGCATGGCGGGCACGTGCGCCGAACTCGCATTTCACCACGATCACCGATCGGCCGGACGACGACGCGGCATTCTCGACCGGGATCATCGACGTGGAAGCGGAAGAGATGGACCAGGCCATGTGGAGCCAGGCGGCCCCGGCGCAATGCTGGCTGTTCCCGGAAACGCTGGAACGCCTGCGCGACCCATGGGCTTTCCTGCAACGCGTGCGGCACGAGGCACTGGGTGCCGTCGATATCGTGGCTTGCGTGAACAATGGCCAGAACTGGCTCGTGCAATCGCAGCTGGCCACGGGGAACCTGTTGTACCAGCCTGCCGGCGTGCCGGACCGCCGCAGCCTGCACCTGTTCACCCGCACTTCGCTGGCCGCGCTGCTGCGCGAATGCGGCTTCGAGATCGCGGAAATGACGGCGGTGAATGCGCACCAGCCGCCGCCGGCCGTGCTGGAAGCGATTCGGCAGCTGGCCGTTGCCACCGGGGGCGATCCGGCGCTGGCCGAGCAGGATGCGCTGGCTTATCAGTATCTGGTGCGGGCAGTGGCGGTCTAA
- the ssb gene encoding single-stranded DNA-binding protein, with protein sequence MASVNKVIIVGNLGRDPEIRYMPSGDAIANIAVATSFRSKDRNTGEQKETTEWHRISFFGRLAEIVGQYLKKGSSVYVEGRLQTRKYTDKDGIEKYATDIIAQEMQMLGGRQGMGGDAMGGDDMGGYDAPPSRPAPRPQAAAPAPRPAPKPAPNFSDMDDDIPF encoded by the coding sequence ATGGCATCTGTCAATAAAGTCATCATCGTCGGCAACCTGGGCCGCGATCCGGAGATCCGCTACATGCCGAGCGGCGATGCCATCGCCAACATTGCTGTCGCCACGTCCTTCCGCAGCAAGGACCGCAACACGGGCGAACAGAAGGAAACCACCGAGTGGCACCGCATCTCCTTCTTCGGCCGCCTGGCGGAAATCGTCGGCCAGTACCTGAAGAAGGGCTCCTCGGTCTACGTCGAAGGCCGCCTGCAGACCCGCAAGTACACCGACAAGGACGGCATCGAGAAGTACGCCACCGACATCATCGCGCAGGAAATGCAGATGCTGGGCGGCCGCCAGGGCATGGGCGGCGATGCGATGGGTGGCGACGACATGGGCGGCTACGACGCGCCGCCGAGCCGTCCCGCTCCGCGCCCGCAGGCTGCCGCACCGGCACCGCGCCCGGCACCGAAGCCGGCACCGAACTTCTCGGATATGGATGACGATATTCCATTCTGA